The proteins below come from a single Vidua chalybeata isolate OUT-0048 chromosome 1, bVidCha1 merged haplotype, whole genome shotgun sequence genomic window:
- the MRPL55 gene encoding 39S ribosomal protein L55, mitochondrial has protein sequence MAASRALRALRLPAASCARGNSNRAAVGHLHRQLYGRRYPVLLVNTDGSTVRLRYSEPKRILMMPLDSNTLPEAERKARLRRHFPSKPKAKEEETFEGIDLDTYKKFWKK, from the exons ATGGCGGCGAGCCGTGCGCTGAG GGCCCTGCGCCTCCCGGCCGCGTCCTGCGCCCGCGGCAACTCCAACCGCGCCGCCGTCGGCCACCTGCACCGGCAGCTCTACGGCCGCCGCTACCCCGTGCTGCTGGTCAACACCGACGGCTCCACCGTCCGCCTGCGCTACAGCGAGCCCAAGAGGATCCTCATG atGCCCCTGGACAGCAACACGCTGCCCGAAGCCGAGCGCAAGGCTCGTCTGCGCCGGCACTTCCCCAGCAAGCCtaaggccaaggaggaggaaaCCTTCGAGGGCATCGACCTGGACACCTACAAGAAGTTCTGGAAGAAGTGA